The Fragaria vesca subsp. vesca linkage group LG2, FraVesHawaii_1.0, whole genome shotgun sequence genome includes a window with the following:
- the LOC101300021 gene encoding uncharacterized protein LOC101300021 has protein sequence MSFRPERFSGAGKYHKPADFLPRRKSVLISCAGSSPESPPSKPEIELEFIAPKPENDGSYAVEKATAISGEKLLRSIMKDNKIELYATYGKLMNCGGGGSCGTCIVEIIDGKDLLNERTNAELKYLKKKPESWRLACQTIVGNKENSGKVVVQRIPQWKK, from the exons ATGTCGTTCCGGCCGGAGCGATTCTCCGGCGCCGGAAAATACCACAAGCCAGCTGATTTTCTTCCGAGAAGGAAATCGGTCTTAATCTCCTGCGCCGGAAGTTCGCCGGAATCGCCACCGAGTAAGCCGGAAATTGAGCTCGAATTTATAGCG CCGAAGCCGGAGAACGACGGGTCGTACGCGGTGGAGAAGGCGACGGCGATAAGTGGGGAGAAGCTCCTGAGGAGCATAATGAAGGATAACAAGATCGAGCTTTACGCCACGTAT GGGAAACTGATGAACTGTGGAGGTGGTGGAAGCTGTGGGACTTGTATTGTAGAG ATTATTGATGGGAAGGATCTTTTAAATGAAAGAACGAATGCTGAACTCAAATATTTGAAAAAG AAACCTGAATCTTGGAGACTAGCTTGCCAAACTATTGTGGGAAATAAAGAAAATTCTGGGAAG GTTGTTGTTCAGAGGATTCCCCAGTGGAAAAAGTAA
- the LOC101314438 gene encoding pentatricopeptide repeat-containing protein At5g11310, mitochondrial-like, producing MQAISLDASIIAQSWLSVPGNPLIKWPSLSPPPSPPPTLPPPNPNPNFDPKFSENDFSTITKLLTDPSIFPGASLRSALDRVGIDPSPSLVQAVFDHFDSSPKLLHTLFVWAEEQPGFRCSVKLFTSVINVLAKAREFESAWSMILDRIGGDKEAGLVSVDAFVIMIRRYARAGQPQSAIRAFEFATNLDSFLSSESEMSLFEILLDSLCKEGLVRVATEYFDGKRKSHRDWIPSVRVYNILLNGWFRSRKLKKAERLWVEMKSDGVKPSVVTYGTLVEGYCRMRRPEIAMELVGEMRREGVEPNAIVFNPIIDALGEAGRFKEAWGMMERFSVLESGPTISTYNSLVKGYCKAGNLVEASRILKMMISRGIVPTPATYNYFFRYFSKSGKIEEGMNLYTKMIESGYTPDRLTFHLLLKMLCEEGRLDLAVQVSKEMRTRGCDMDLATSTMLIHLLCKMNKFKEALSEFEDMIRKGLVPQYLTFQNMNDELRKQGMTEMARKLCALMSSVPHSTKLPNTYVKDRDESHERRKSIIKKAEAMSKVLKTCSDPRELVKHRSSPESVESRANRLIEDIKTKANIK from the exons ATGCAAGCCATAAGCCTTGACGCTAGTATAATTGCTCAA TCATGGCTTTCCGTACCTGGCAACCCCCTTATCAAGTGGCCCTCGCTCTCGCCGCCGCCGTCACCGCCTCCCACTCTCCCTCCCCCAAACCCTAACCCTAATTTCGACCCCAAATTTTCAGAAAATGACTTCTCCACAATCACTAAGCTCCTCACCGACCCAAGCATCTTTCCCGGTGCTTCGCTTCGGAGCGCATTGGACCGGGTCGGAATCGACCCGAGTCCGAGTCTGGTACAGGCTGTGTTCGACCACTTCGATTCGTCTCCGAAATTGCTGCACACGCTGTTTGTTTGGGCTGAGGAGCAGCCGGGGTTTCGGTGCTCAGTGAAGCTCTTCACCTCAGTGATCAATGTGCTTGCCAAGGCTAGGGAGTTTGAGTCTGCGTGGTCTATGATTCTGGATCGAATCGGCGGAGATAAGGAGGCTGGGTTGGTCTCTGTTGATGCGTTCGTGATCATGATCAGACGGTATGCTCGTGCAG GTCAACCGCAATCAGCAATTCGAGCTTTTGAATTTGCGACTAACTTAGACTCATTTCTGAGTTCTGAATCAGAAATGAGTTTGTTTGAAATCTTACTGGATTCCCTTTGTAAGGAAGGTCTTGTGAGGGTGGCTACAGAGTATTTTGATGGGAAAAGGAAGTCGCATCGAGATTGGATTCCATCTGTTCGGGTTTATAATATACTGTTGAATGGGTGGTTTCGATCGAGGAAGCTGAAGAAGGCAGAGCGGCTTTGGGTGGAGATGAAGAGTGACGGTGTGAAACCTAGTGTTGTGACGTATGGTACACTTGTAGAAGGATATTGTCGGATGCGTCGTCCTGAAATTGCAATGGAGTTGGTGGGTGAGATGAGAAGGGAAGGAGTTGAGCCGAATGCAATTGTGTTCAATCCAATAATTGATGCTTTGGGGGAAGCTGGGAGGTTCAAGGAGGCATGGGGTATGATGGAGCGGTTTTCGGTTCTGGAATCAGGCCCCACTATTTCAACGTATAATTCTCTGGTAAAGGGCTACTGCAAGGCTGGAAATCTTGTAGAGGCTAGTAGGATTCTTAAGATGATGATAAGCAGGGGTATTGTACCAACTCCAGCAACCTATAACTATTTCTTTAGGTACTTTTCAAAGTCTGGGAAAATTGAGGAAGGAATGAACCTCTATACCAAAATGATTGAATCTGGGTATACCCCAGATCGTCTTACTTTCCATCTTTTGTTGAAGATGTTATGTGAAGAGGGAAGATTGGATTTGGCTGTTCAAGTTAGCAAGGAAATGAGAACTAGGGGATGCGATATGGATCTAGCTACGAGTACCATGTTGATTCATTTGCTCTGCAAGATGAATAAATTCAAAGAAGCTTTGTCAGAGTTTGAGGACATGATACGCAAGGGTTTAGTTCCGCAGTATCTAACTTTCCAGAACATGAATGATGAACTAAGGAAACAAGGGATGACTGAAATGGCACGAAAGCTGTGCGCCCTGATGTCTTCTGTTCCTCATTCTACAAAGTTGCCAAATACATATGTCAAAGATAGAGATGAATCTCATGAAAGGAGAAAATCTATAATTAAGAAGGCTGAAGCAATGTCTAAGGTGTTGAAAACTTGTTCAGATCCAAGAGAACTCGTCAAGCATAGAAGTTCGCCGGAGAGTGTTGAATCAAGAGCAAACCGGTTAATAGAGGATATCAAGACAAAAGCTAACATCAAATGA